The Stigmatopora argus isolate UIUO_Sarg chromosome 23, RoL_Sarg_1.0, whole genome shotgun sequence genome contains a region encoding:
- the braf gene encoding serine/threonine-protein kinase B-raf isoform X1, with translation MAALSSAESPPPVFNGDSSERRPGGEGGLEELGAALEPSCSAGTSPGGPQDEEIWNIKQMIKLTQEHLEALLDKFGGEHNPPSIYLEAYEEYTSKLDALQQREQQLLEATGNGAQLSCSPALPEGKMAAGGGGAQAFPATPNTLAVLQKPMDPGRGNPRSPQKPIVRVFLPNKQRTVVPARCGTTVRDSLKKALMMRGLIPECCGVYRVQDGEKKPIGWDTDISWLTGEELHVEVLENVPLTTHNFVRKTFFTLAFCDFCRKLLFQGFRCQTCGYKFHQRCSTEVPLMCVNYDQLDLLFVAKFFEHRPLSQEASSEGATPVSEACPSLPPSESAGSLSHAALSPSKSIPIPPSFRPGEEDHRNQFGQRDRSSSAPNVHINTIEPVNIDDLIRDQALVRSEGAPPNHPARCLRKHRTRTSSPLLYSYPNDIVFDFEPEPVFRGSSAGLSATPPASLPGSLSNVKVSQKSPCPQRERKSSSSSEDRNKMKTLGRRDSSDDWEIPEGQITLGQRIGSGSFGTVFKGKWHGDVAVKMLNVTAPTPQQLQAFKNEVGVLRKTRHVNILLFMGYTTKPQLAIVTQWCEGSSLYHHLHIIETKFEMIKLIDIARQTAQGMDYLHAKSIIHRDLKSNNIFLHEDLTVKIGDFGLATVKSRWSGSHQFEQLSGSILWMAPEVIRLQDKNPYSFQSDVYAFGIVLYELMSGALPYSNINNRDQIIFMVGRGYLSPDLSKVRSNCPKAMKRLMADCLKKKREERPLFPQILASIELLARSLPKIHRSASEPSLNRAGFQTEDFSLYACASPKTPIQAGGYGEFSAFK, from the exons ATCTGGAACATCAAACAGATGATCAAGCTGACCCAAGAACACTTGGAGGCTCTACTGGACAAGTTTGGAGGAGAACACAACCCCCCTTCTATTTATCTGGAG GCCTACGAGGAGTACACCAGTAAGCTGGACGCGTTGCAGCAGAGGGAGCAGCAGCTGCTGGAGGCCACGGGCAACGGCGCGCAACTTTCCTGCTCGCCGGCCCTCCCGGAGGGCAAGATGGCggcaggcggcggcggcgcgcaGGCTTTCCCCGCGACGCCCAACACCCTGGCCGTCCTCCAGAAACCCATGGACCCCGGCCGGGGCAACCCGCGCTCCCCGCAGAAGCCCATCGTCCGGGTTTTCCTGCCCAATAAACAGAGAACGGTG GTGCCCGCCCGCTGCGGGACCACCGTGCGAGACTCGCTCAAGAAGGCCCTGATGATGCGAGGACTCATCCCCGAATGCTGCGGCGTCTACAGGGTGCAGGACGG GGAGAAGAAGCCCATCGGCTGGGACACGGACATCTCCTGGCTGACCGGCGAAGAGCTGCACGTGGAGGTGTTGGAAAACGTGCCGCTCACCACGCACAACTTT GTGAGGAAGACCTTCTTCACGCTGGCCTTCTGCGACTTCTGCAGGAAGCTGCTTTTCCAGGGCTTCCGCTGCCAGACGTGCGGCTACAAGTTCCACCAACGCTGTAGCACCGAGGTCCCGCTAATGTGCGTCAATTACGACCAGCTAGA CCTGCTCTTCGTGGCCAAGTTCTTTGAGCACCGGCCTCTGTCCCAAGAGGCCTCCTCCGAGGGCGCCACGCCCGTCTCCGAAGCGTGCCCGTCGCTCCCCCCGTCCGAGTCCGCGGG GTCTCTGAGCCACGCCGCCCTGTCGCCGTCCAAGTCCATCCCCATCCCGCCTAGTTTCCGGCCCGGCGAGGAGGACCACCGCAACCAGTTCGGCCAGCGGGACCGCTCGTCCTCCGCGCCCAACGTGCACATCAACACCATCGAGCCGGTCAACATCGAC GATCTGATTCGAGATCAGGCTTTAGTGAGGTCAGAAGGAG CCCCCCCGAACCACCCCGCCCGCTGCTTGAGGAAGCACCGAACACGGACCTCGAGCCCCCTCCTATACTCCTACCCCAATGACATAGTGTTTGATTTTGAACCCGAGCCTGTGTTCCGAG GATCTAGCGCGGGACTGTCGGCCACTCCGCCGGCTTCGCTGCCGGGCTCCCTGAGCAACGTCAAGGTGTCCCAGAAGTCGCCCTGCCCGCAGCGGGAGCGCAAGTCGTCGTCCTCGTCCGAGGACCGCAACAAGATG aAAACGCTGGGGAGGCGGGACTCCAGCGACGACTGGGAAATCCCCGAAGGTCAGATCACCCTGGGTCAGAGGATAGGCTCCGGTTCCTTCGGGACGGTCTTCAAGGGGAAGTGGCACG GCGACGTGGCGGTGAAGATGCTGAACGTCACCGCCCCGACGCCTCAGCAGCTTCAGGCTTTCAAGAATGAAGTGGGCGTGCTCAG GAAAACGCGCCACGTCAACATCCTGCTCTTCATGGGCTACACCACCAAGCCTCAGCTGGCCATCGTGACGCAGTGGTGCGAGGGATCCAGCCTCTACCACCACCTGCACATCATCGAGACCAAGTTTGAGATGATCAAGCTCATCGACATCGCCAGGCAGACCGCTCAGGGCATGGA TTACCTGCACGCCAAGTCGATCATCCACCGCGACCTGAAGAGCAACa ATATTTTCCTCCACGAAGATCTGACGGTGAAGATCGGCGACTTTGGCCTGGCCACGGTCAAGTCCCGCTGGAGCGGCTCGCACCAGTTTGAACAGCTGTCCGGCTCCATACTGTGGATG GCGCCGGAGGTGATCCGGCTGCAGGACAAGAATCCCTACAGCTTCCAGTCGGACGTCTACGCTTTCGGCATCGTGCTGTACGAGCTCATGTCGGGGGCGCTCCCCTACTCCAACATCAACAACAGAGACCAG ATCATATTCATGGTGGGCCGAGGTTACCTGTCCCCCGACCTGAGCAAGGTGCGGAGCAACTGCCCCAAGGCCATGAAGCGGCTCATGGCCGACTGCTTGAAGAAAAAACGGGAGGAGCGGCCTCTCTTCCCGCAG ATCCTGGCGTCCATCGAGCTGCTGGCTCGCTCGTTACCCAAAATCCACCGCAGCGCCTCGGAGCCCTCGTTGAACCGAGCCGGCTTCCAGACGGAGGACTTCAGTTTATACGCCTGCGCCTCGCCCAAAACGCCCATCCAGGCGGGAGGCTACG GCGAGTTTTCGGCATTCAAGTGA
- the braf gene encoding serine/threonine-protein kinase B-raf isoform X2, producing the protein MAALSSAESPPPVFNGDSSERRPGGEGGLEELGAALEPSCSAGTSPGGPQDEEIWNIKQMIKLTQEHLEALLDKFGGEHNPPSIYLEAYEEYTSKLDALQQREQQLLEATGNGAQLSCSPALPEGKMAAGGGGAQAFPATPNTLAVLQKPMDPGRGNPRSPQKPIVRVFLPNKQRTVVPARCGTTVRDSLKKALMMRGLIPECCGVYRVQDGEKKPIGWDTDISWLTGEELHVEVLENVPLTTHNFVRKTFFTLAFCDFCRKLLFQGFRCQTCGYKFHQRCSTEVPLMCVNYDQLDLLFVAKFFEHRPLSQEASSEGATPVSEACPSLPPSESAGSLSHAALSPSKSIPIPPSFRPGEEDHRNQFGQRDRSSSAPNVHINTIEPVNIDDLIRDQALVRSEGGSSAGLSATPPASLPGSLSNVKVSQKSPCPQRERKSSSSSEDRNKMKTLGRRDSSDDWEIPEGQITLGQRIGSGSFGTVFKGKWHGDVAVKMLNVTAPTPQQLQAFKNEVGVLRKTRHVNILLFMGYTTKPQLAIVTQWCEGSSLYHHLHIIETKFEMIKLIDIARQTAQGMDYLHAKSIIHRDLKSNNIFLHEDLTVKIGDFGLATVKSRWSGSHQFEQLSGSILWMAPEVIRLQDKNPYSFQSDVYAFGIVLYELMSGALPYSNINNRDQIIFMVGRGYLSPDLSKVRSNCPKAMKRLMADCLKKKREERPLFPQILASIELLARSLPKIHRSASEPSLNRAGFQTEDFSLYACASPKTPIQAGGYGEFSAFK; encoded by the exons ATCTGGAACATCAAACAGATGATCAAGCTGACCCAAGAACACTTGGAGGCTCTACTGGACAAGTTTGGAGGAGAACACAACCCCCCTTCTATTTATCTGGAG GCCTACGAGGAGTACACCAGTAAGCTGGACGCGTTGCAGCAGAGGGAGCAGCAGCTGCTGGAGGCCACGGGCAACGGCGCGCAACTTTCCTGCTCGCCGGCCCTCCCGGAGGGCAAGATGGCggcaggcggcggcggcgcgcaGGCTTTCCCCGCGACGCCCAACACCCTGGCCGTCCTCCAGAAACCCATGGACCCCGGCCGGGGCAACCCGCGCTCCCCGCAGAAGCCCATCGTCCGGGTTTTCCTGCCCAATAAACAGAGAACGGTG GTGCCCGCCCGCTGCGGGACCACCGTGCGAGACTCGCTCAAGAAGGCCCTGATGATGCGAGGACTCATCCCCGAATGCTGCGGCGTCTACAGGGTGCAGGACGG GGAGAAGAAGCCCATCGGCTGGGACACGGACATCTCCTGGCTGACCGGCGAAGAGCTGCACGTGGAGGTGTTGGAAAACGTGCCGCTCACCACGCACAACTTT GTGAGGAAGACCTTCTTCACGCTGGCCTTCTGCGACTTCTGCAGGAAGCTGCTTTTCCAGGGCTTCCGCTGCCAGACGTGCGGCTACAAGTTCCACCAACGCTGTAGCACCGAGGTCCCGCTAATGTGCGTCAATTACGACCAGCTAGA CCTGCTCTTCGTGGCCAAGTTCTTTGAGCACCGGCCTCTGTCCCAAGAGGCCTCCTCCGAGGGCGCCACGCCCGTCTCCGAAGCGTGCCCGTCGCTCCCCCCGTCCGAGTCCGCGGG GTCTCTGAGCCACGCCGCCCTGTCGCCGTCCAAGTCCATCCCCATCCCGCCTAGTTTCCGGCCCGGCGAGGAGGACCACCGCAACCAGTTCGGCCAGCGGGACCGCTCGTCCTCCGCGCCCAACGTGCACATCAACACCATCGAGCCGGTCAACATCGAC GATCTGATTCGAGATCAGGCTTTAGTGAGGTCAGAAGGAG GATCTAGCGCGGGACTGTCGGCCACTCCGCCGGCTTCGCTGCCGGGCTCCCTGAGCAACGTCAAGGTGTCCCAGAAGTCGCCCTGCCCGCAGCGGGAGCGCAAGTCGTCGTCCTCGTCCGAGGACCGCAACAAGATG aAAACGCTGGGGAGGCGGGACTCCAGCGACGACTGGGAAATCCCCGAAGGTCAGATCACCCTGGGTCAGAGGATAGGCTCCGGTTCCTTCGGGACGGTCTTCAAGGGGAAGTGGCACG GCGACGTGGCGGTGAAGATGCTGAACGTCACCGCCCCGACGCCTCAGCAGCTTCAGGCTTTCAAGAATGAAGTGGGCGTGCTCAG GAAAACGCGCCACGTCAACATCCTGCTCTTCATGGGCTACACCACCAAGCCTCAGCTGGCCATCGTGACGCAGTGGTGCGAGGGATCCAGCCTCTACCACCACCTGCACATCATCGAGACCAAGTTTGAGATGATCAAGCTCATCGACATCGCCAGGCAGACCGCTCAGGGCATGGA TTACCTGCACGCCAAGTCGATCATCCACCGCGACCTGAAGAGCAACa ATATTTTCCTCCACGAAGATCTGACGGTGAAGATCGGCGACTTTGGCCTGGCCACGGTCAAGTCCCGCTGGAGCGGCTCGCACCAGTTTGAACAGCTGTCCGGCTCCATACTGTGGATG GCGCCGGAGGTGATCCGGCTGCAGGACAAGAATCCCTACAGCTTCCAGTCGGACGTCTACGCTTTCGGCATCGTGCTGTACGAGCTCATGTCGGGGGCGCTCCCCTACTCCAACATCAACAACAGAGACCAG ATCATATTCATGGTGGGCCGAGGTTACCTGTCCCCCGACCTGAGCAAGGTGCGGAGCAACTGCCCCAAGGCCATGAAGCGGCTCATGGCCGACTGCTTGAAGAAAAAACGGGAGGAGCGGCCTCTCTTCCCGCAG ATCCTGGCGTCCATCGAGCTGCTGGCTCGCTCGTTACCCAAAATCCACCGCAGCGCCTCGGAGCCCTCGTTGAACCGAGCCGGCTTCCAGACGGAGGACTTCAGTTTATACGCCTGCGCCTCGCCCAAAACGCCCATCCAGGCGGGAGGCTACG GCGAGTTTTCGGCATTCAAGTGA